From Fulvivirga lutea:
ATGTGCTTCATCCTCCAGATGAGGAATTTAATTAAGGGAGTTTCGTGCTTCAAATTAAGCCCTCTTTTTAATGGTCCAGTGCAAATTTAAAATAATAGCTTTTATACAGTAATGTTAGTAGATTAAAGTTCATCAATGTACTTATGAGCAAGATAACTGAACTATTTGATATTCAATATCCTATTATTCAAGCAGGCATGGTTTGGTGCAGTGGTTGGAAGCTCGCTTCTGCAGTTAGTAATGCCGGGGGTTTAGGCTTAATTGGTGCAGGCTCAATGCACCCAGAAACGCTGAAAGAGCATATTATCAAATGCAAAGCCGCCACTAATAAACCATTTGGAGTAAACGTACCACTACTCTATCCTGAAATCGATAAAATCATAGAAATTATCATTAATGAAGGAGTAAGGATTGTATTCACCTCCGCAGGAAATCCTAAAACCTGGACATCAAAGCTCAAGGAGCATAATATCAAAGTGGTGCATGTAGTATCAAGTGTAAAGTTTGCACTGAAAGCACAAGATGCAGGAGTAGATGCTGTTGTTGCGGAAGGCTTTGAAGCTGGTGGGCACAATGGCAGAGAAGAGATCACTACTTTTTGTTTAATTCCTGCGGTAAAAGAAGCTATTAGTATTCCATTGCTTGCCGCTGGCGGAATTGGAACTGGCAGAGGAATGCTAGGTGCCATGGCCTTAGGTGCAGATGGCGTACAAATTGGCAGCCGATTTGCGGCATCTGAAGAGTCATCAGCACATCAATTATTTAAAGAGCGTGTTATTAATTCAGAGGAGGGCGATACGGTGCTTACCTTAAAAAAACTTGCACCCGTTCGATTAATTAAAAATGAATTTTACGATCAGGTGAAAGCGGCTGAGGAGCGTGGTGCCAGCCCCGAAGAACTAAAATCTATACTAGGAAGTAGACGGTCCAAACTGGGAATCTTTGAAGGTGATCTTAAAGAAGGGGAATTAGAAATAGGTCAAATTTCAGCTTACATTAAAAAGGTTAAAAGTGCGAAGGATATAGTGGATGAAATTTGGGAAGAATATCAGCAGTTAAAAACCAAAATGTGTCAATCATGAAAGAGATTATCAAAATCAAAGAAACATGCTTATACATTCACGATCTGGAAAAAGCAAAAGAATTCTATCATGCAAAACTTGGCCTGGAAATTATCCACTACGCTGAAGGAAAACATATATTCTTTAAAGCCGGTCAATCTGTGCTACTTTGTTTCAACCCAGACGATAGTAAACACAAAACCTCACCTCCGCCCCATTTTGCTGAAGGCAATCAACATTACGCATTTGAAGTTGCTAAAGAAGATTATGAAGCGTGCAAAGCTGAAATAAAATCAAAAGGTGTTGAGATTATTGATAAGCTAGTTTGGGGCAATGGTCAGGAATCATTTTATTTTAATGACCCTGAAAATAATGTACTAGAAATTGTTCCTGTTGGTGTTTGGGATTAGCGACCGCCCAAAGCCAGTTTTATTGTAGTTTTCTTTGACGGTACTGTTTCATTTGCAGCTTCCTCTTCTGCGGCAACACTAAAAACAGTCTCATACCAATGCTTGTAATCCTTGTGCTGCACACAATCAGAAAATAGTTGGCCATCAACGAGTATTTTAATAATTACTCCTCGGGTAGCCCAAGCTTTAATTGATTCTTTCTGCTCTTCTGGCAATTCAGAAATTCGAATGAATTCGATACCTCTATAGACTCTCGCTTCGTTCATTCAGATTGATTTGTGATTGACAAAAATAAATATCTTCTAAGCTTAAAAAGTAACCGTAATGTTAATTCTTAGTTAAATAGACCGTATCTTAAGATACAATAAATCGCTCTAAATCCATCCTTCCAATTAATTTTTTTGCCTTCTGCATACGTTCTTCCATAGTATGAAATTCCAACCTCATAAAACCTAACGCCCTGTATGCGAGCAAGTTTGGCTGTCACTTCAGGCTCAAAACCAAACCTATTCTCCTTTAACGTTAAGCTTTTGGCCATGTCGGTTTTTATGAGCTTGTAACATGTTTCCATATCTGTAAGATTCAGATTGTTCATCATGTTTGACAAGAACGTTAACACCGCATTGCCTATTGAATGCCAAAAGAATAAAATCCTATGAGGTTTCCCCCCAACAAATCTACTGCCGTATACAACATCGGCTACGCCATCGATAACCGGCTGTAAAAGTATATTATACTCTTGCGGATCATATTCAAGATCAGCATCCTGAATAATTAAGAATTCTCCGGTAGCTTCTTTAATTCCTTTATGGAGAGCTGCACCTTTGCCTTTGTTTTTTGGTTGGGAAAAAAGCTGAATGTCCATATCGGAATTTTCTTTCAGATACGTTTCAATGCGCTCTTTTGATTTATCTGTGGATGCATCATCCACCATCACTATTTCTTTCTTGATTCCCTTTAATAATTCAACCTCCTTGATTTTGTCAAGAATCAAATGAATTGTTTTTTCCTCGTTGTAAACAGGAATGATAATCGAAAGTTTATTTATCATCATCTTTCGAACTTTAGCAAAAATGTATCTGGATTTTTTAGATGTAGCACCTGCTTAAATCTATTAGGATATTGGCGCACAGCCGGAAGTAGGTACTGAAATGTATTTCCATACACTTGATCGATCACCACATAATCTACCCGTTGCTTTTCCAGGTCTGCAATTAATTCTGCAGGATCTTTTGAAAGTTTATAACGCATCGTAAAGTTATCCCCAGCGTAAATAAAAAAGAGAGAAGGCTTCCCACAACTCACAACGGCCTCTTTTTCGTTCTGTTTAATCCATTCAGCTACTTTAAAATATTGTTCCCAGGCTGGCGGAAAAGGTGCTTTTGCCTTTGCAGATAATTCATTGAGTGGCGATATAAGAAAAAGAATGATCACTAAAGGAGCATAGTTTACCACAGAACTAATTTCCTGCTGCCCGCGTATTGCTTTAAACAACTCGTAAAATCCTTTAAGCAAACCAATCCAAAGAATTGGTATTATCGGAACGATGAACCTAACGCCAATCCATACATCTGGCCAAATCATTAATATGCCAAACGTGCCCAATAAATAACCAAGAATAAGCCAGTTGTATTTTTTGATTTTAATAACACCATAGGTAGTTAGCCCCACGATTATAAGTCCGAATACCCACTCTTTAAATTCTATTGGTTGCGAATAATTAGGGCCATAATTAAATAAAGCATCAGGGATTTCTCGTGTGATGTATCTTGAAAAGTTACTCCAAAACCTATCGATATAATCGCTAAAATCAGCAACCCCGAGTGATGGGTTGTACGGGTTAATCATTTTTAACTGATTCATATAGGAGGTGCCTCCTAACGATTGCCCTCGAATGAACCACGGCAAACCTCCCACTACTAAGCCCCCGATTGAGGCTCCTAATAGTTTCCAATTTTTAGATATCAAGAAATACAGACCTAAACCGCCCAGTATGGCAACACCTAACGACCGAACGTAATAGGCAATGACCATGAACAGTATAGTTAAAATGAAGTTCTTGTTTTTTATAGTTATCTCGCTGATATCAGTATTAGTGATAAAATAAATGGCTAAAAGACTAAAGAACATGTAAGGCACTTCAGACATCATCAAAGACCCGTAAAAAAGTGCATGACTATTTACTACCGTAAGCATTGATACAACAAAGGCCGTGATATAATTATTAGTAAACCGAGCTGTTAGTATGAACGTCAACCAAATAGAAGCGAAAAGAAATAACCCGTTCAACAGCTTAACGCCTACAACACTATCACTCACCACTAATATTGCACTTATGATTGCCGGATAGCCTGGTGGATAATGGTTGTTCGGACTTTTTGTTACTCGGGAAATGTTCACATAACCTTCGCCTTGTGCTATGGCTTTTCCTAGCGAGTAATAACTTGCATTATCTCCCAGTAAAGCAAGTTTCGAATCAAAGGTTAGTGAATAGGAAATAACAAATGACAGTGCTACGATACCAACAAATATCCACTTGTATTTTTCTCCTGTAAGCTGTTTTTCTTCCATTGAAAATTAATGAGCGGTAAAGATAACTTCTATTTCGACATAAGAAAATCGGAAAGTATGCTTAAAAGAGGCTCTATCTGAATAATTTATTAGTGACTTGTCGGTTAGCTGGCCAATATTTTTTGCAGACGAATGTTAATCACCGTTCTTTTGTTATAGATTAAAAATAAACCCGATGAGACGAATTGCCTTTAGTATAATTTTAGTTTCTATAGTTATTGGTGTTTTTTCAAGCTGCCAGAAAAGTGCTAACTCTAATCCCAACAAAGTTTCTGCTATACAAAATAAAGAGTTTAGCGATTATTGGTATGCAGGCGTGGCGGAGATAGATTCCTACAACTTAACGCAAGCTCGTTATGGTGAACAGCATGAAGGTAAGGCCGTACTCATTTTTGTAACCGAGCCATTTTCTAAAAGCAAGCAGGTGAAGCTCGATTACCCTGATCAAAATCCAAAGGATAATCAGACGGTATTAAAACTGAACTTTACGAAAAAGTTTACAACCGGGATTTATCCTTATAGCATGATGCTATCAACCTTTACGCCTGTTGAAAGAAACAAATATGAAAGCACGGAGAAAGTTACCATGAGCTCTCAGGAATGGTGTGGACACGTTTTCGCTCAGATGAATTTAAAAAATGATCATTATAATTTAGCCTCTTACTCTTATTTTGAGCAAGAGGGTGATATTCATGTTGAAGTTGAAAAGCAACTGTTGGAGGATGAGATCTGGAATTTAATAAGACTCGAGCCGCAATCATTGCCTACTGGTACTATAGAAGTTATTCCAGGTTTGTTCCATACACGATTACTGCATAAGAACATGAAGCCAAAAATGGCGTATGCTTCTGTTACTAATGATAAAACTAAAACATCGTTCAGGTTAGAATACCCTGAAGATAAACGTGTTTTAACAATAGAGTTTGAGTCTGCTTTTCCACATAAAATTCTTTCCTGGACAGAAAAACTCATCGGACTTAATGGAAAAGAAATTACTACAACCGCAACGCTTGATAAAACTTTATTGATTGATTACTGGAGCAAAAATCAAAACAAACATTCTTATTTACGAGATTCTTTAAACCTTCAATAATATGGCGTGAATGATTACATTTACTCCATGTTGAAGTGCCAAAAGGACAAATTCTCACTCGATAGTTCTGTTACATATCTGAATTGTGCCTATATGTCGCCACTGTTAAAAAGTGTAGAACAGATTGGTATTGAGGCAATTCAAAAAAAACAAAAGCCCTGGAACATCGCTCCCTCAGATTTCTTTACCGGAGTAAATAATTTAAAAAAGTCGTTTTCTGAGCTAATTAATGCATCAAATACAGAAAGTATTGCGCTTATTCCCTCCGTATCTTATGGCATTGCTACAGTGGCAAAAAACATCCCATTAAAAAAAGGCGAAAAAGTTGTAGTGCTTGACGAGCAATTTCCGAGTAACTATTATTCGTGGAAACGCTTAACTGATAATTCAGATGCCGAGTTGGTGGTTATAAAAAGACCAAAGTCTACCAGTATTGGAGAAGACTGGAATGCAGCCATTATTAATGCTATTGACAGCAGCGTAAAAGTGGTTTCCATGGCGCACGTTCATTGGGCTGATGGCACACTTTTTAAGCTGGAAGAAATAAGTGCCCTATGCAAAAAAGTTGGTGCTTTGCTTATCATCGATGGCACACAGTCTGTAGGTGCATTGCCTTTTGACGTTCAAAAAATTAAACCCGATGCTCTAATTTGTGCGGGCTACAAATGGCTTCTTGGCCCTTATTCTCAAGGGGTTGCCTATTATGGAGAGTATTTTAATAATGGAAAGCCTATTGAAGAAAATTGGATCAATAGATTTGAAAGTGAAGATTTTACTGGGTTAGTAAATTATAACGATAATTATCAAGCCGGAGCTTTTCGCTATTCTGTAGGTGAACATAGCAATTTCATTTTGGTGCCTATGTTAAATGAAGCCTTCACAAACATCTTAAATTGGGGAGTAGATAATATTCAATCCTACTGCAAAAATTTGATCGCTGAGAGTATAGATGAGTTAACATCTGCGGGCTACAGATTAGAACACTCGGAGTTCAGAAGTAATCACCTGTTTGGAATACGGTTGAATGACGCGTCAAGAATGGAGCAGTTGAAGACCAAAATTCAAAATCAGAATATTTCTGTTTCCTATAGAGGTGATGCTATCAGGCTCTCTCCTAATGTATATAATGATTCTACTGACATCGAAAAGTTGAAAAACTGCCTACTAACAAACTAAAATGAAAGCATTAAAAATCTCTCTCGTTGTAATTATTGCAGTTGTTGCTGCCTATTTTATTGGTCCACAGGTTGAAATAGGCGAGTTGTCAAAGACATTACCCGAGGTGCCGAATAATCTAACCGTTTTAGAAGCTTTTATAAATGAACGAGAGGATTCTATTCCAAATATTAAACCTGATAATGAGGGTAGAATTATCTGGGCCAATGGTAAGCCAGAAGTAACTGAATATAGTATTGTCTATTTACATGGATTTTCTGCCAGTCAGGAAGAGGGAGATCCTATCCATGAAAATTTAGCAAAGCGTTACGGCTGCAATTTATACCTACCAAGAATAGCCGGTCATGGGCTGAACGAAGAAGAAGCAATGCTGGATCTCACTGCTGAAAAAATGATGCAAAGTGCTGCAGAGGCAATTGCCATAGGTATGCAGATTGGTAAAAAAGTAATTCTGGTAACAACCTCCACAGGTGGCACTTATGGCTTGTATTTAGCAGAAAATAACCCCGCCATCGAAGCACTCATTTTATATTCACCTAATATTCAAATCTACGATCCTAATTCTTGGTTATTATCTAAACCATGGGGTCTGCAACTTGCCCGTTTAGTAAAAGGCACTAAGTATAATGAGTGGGAAATTGAAGCGAATAGAGCTAACTACTGGACAAATAAATACCGCTTAGAAGTTCTTACGGAATTGCAGGTTATGGTAGAAACCACCATGACGAAAGAAACTTTTGAAAAAGTTACACAGCCTGTTTTCTTGGGCTATTATTATAAAAACGAGGAAGAGCAGGATAACACTGTTTCAGTTCCTGCCATGTTAGAAATGTATGAACATCTCGGCACACCTGATGAGTTGAAAAGAAAAGTGGCGTTTCCTGAGGCAGGACATCATGTAATTGGCTCAGACCTTACTTCCGGTGCTTACGAACAGGTAGAAATTGAAACAATTAAATTTTTGGAGGAGGTAGTAGGTCTTAAACCAACAGTGAAGAAGGAGTTGAAACCAGAAACGATTAACCAGGTAAGCAATTCATTAAAGTCCATTCTTTCTGAGGACATAAAATTCCTAAGCGAAAATGATCGCAAATATAATTTAGAGGCTGTTGATTTAAATGGAGATAATGCTCCTGAATATTTTGTTCAATTTCAATCTTCGTATTTCTGTGGTTCTGGTGGTTGCACCTTCCTGCTTTTAAGTTCTGATATGCAGCTCATTACGCGTTTCACTGTAACCAATGCTCCCATTTTTGTAGAACCGGCATTTAAGAATGATTGGAAAATTCTACTCACAAAAAGCAATGATGAGTTCAAAGAAATGGCCTATGATAATGGTTCATACCCATCTAATCCATCCATTTTGAATAAAGCGCCTTACGATGCACCAAGCGGTCATGCGCAAGTTTTATTTGATAATTCTGAACTGAAATACTCTTTTTAAAGCCCTTCTAACCATCTGAATTTAAGGCATTTCCTTTCGAGATATGTAACCTTTTTTTTAGATTCACGTCTAAACTCTACATTTAGGAATTAATTAAATTTAATGAAAGGCACGAACCTAGGCGAATTCGAAGAGCTCATTCTGTTAGTTATTGGCGTATTAGACACTAATGCTTACGGAGCAGCTATTATCAGTCAACTCGAAGAGCAAACGGATAGAAAACCCAGTGTTGGCGCTGTACATTCTTCTCTTAACAGGCTGGTAGAAAAGGGTTATTTGAAATCGAGAACCGGTGAATCAACTGCCTCCCGTAGAGGTCGAAGAAAAATTTATTATGACCTCACCGCTGCAGGCCAAAATGCACTCATTAAAACAAGAGAAATGCGAAATTATCTCTTCTCATTAATTCCAAACATTTCTGCCGAATGAAAGAGAATGAACTCATAGATCCACCGGAGTGGCCTTTTAAACTTCTACGCTTTTTCTGTAAAGAAGAGCTTGTGGAACAAGTGGAAGGTGATATGATGGAAACATTCGATTATCGGGTGGAAACTCTGGGATTGAGCAAAGCCAAATGGCTCTTGTACAGAGATGTCTTTAGCATGCTCCGCCCTTTCGCAATCAAAGGAATCAATTTCAAGAACTCAAACAACATCACTATGCTTATTAATTATTTTAAACTCACTATTAGAGGGATTAAATCCAATAAAGTTACCTCAGCCATCAGCATCTTTGGCCTTGCGTTAGCCATTTCCTGCTGTATTGTGCTTTTTCTGTTTGCACAAATAATCATTAATGCGAATGATTTTATTGAAGATGCTGACCAAATACATATGGTTACAAGTAAAGCCAAAAATCAAAGTGGTGACGAATTTATTTGGGGCAAAACTCCAGACTTCATCGGTTCAGATTTTGAGGAACAGCAAGATGGCCCCTTTATGATGACCCGTTACACAAAATCGTCAGCTGTGGTAAGGCATGGTGATATTGTTATTGAAGAACCTATTGAATATGTGAGCGAGGATTTCTTAAACATTTTCAGTTTTGAATTAACCGATGGTGACAAATCAGCTTTAGAAAAACCGACCCAAATAGTATTAAGTCACAAAGCAGCTACTAAATTTTTTGGTGAGGGCTACCCTTTGAACAAGGAATTGAGTTTGATAATAAATGGAGAAAATGTGCCTGTAACTGTGGGAGCTGTTGCAGCAAAATTTCCCAACAATACCTATTTCGATTTTAATATTTTGGTGAATGAAAAGCTGAATCCAACTACAGAAAGTAATGCCGGAAGCATGACCAATGCCACGTTCTTTAAATTCAAAAATCCATCGATTAAAGATCAGTTTGAATCGAGCCAAAAAAACTGGGTTGCCATGTATAATGCCACTGATCCTAAATATAAAATTAGTGGGTTTAGTTTAATTGCCTTTGATGAAATTAAGAATACTCCTTACAATATCGCAGGTAATGTAGTAGGCAGAGAAAATATTTCCACTTTATATGGCATTATATTTTTCGGTGGTTTGCTCCTCTTTATTGCCTGCTTCAACTACATAAATATTGCATTGGTTTCAGCCACCAAAAGGTTGAAGGAAATAGGCATGAGAAAAAGCTTAGGAGCTACCAAATCTCAGCTAATCAACCAATTTTTAAGTGAGAATATTTTCCTTTGTATTTTCTCTGCTTTGGCTGGGTTAATCATTGCGCAAATTGCCCTCATACCCATATTCAATTCCTTCTTCCCGTTAGATTTCACAATAGATTTTACCTCGTTGCAATTGTGGATCTTTTTATTTGTAACGGCTTTGTTTACAGGACTTATTTCTGGCCTATACCCAGCTTTTTATGTATCCTCTTTCAATGCCAATGAGATATTTAAAGGAAGTGAAAAGCTGGGCTCTAATAAAAACGTGATTTTTAAGATATTCCTCGGCATTCAATTTGGTTTCACCTTTTTAATCATCTTTTCAGGCATTGCTTTTATTAACAACAGCCATTTTCAGAAAGAGCTCAGCTGGGGGTATGACAACTCTAATTTGATGGTGATTCCAACCTCCAATAAAAGCCAGTTTTTAGCATTTAAAGATAAAGTATCGCAATACCCTGAAGTAAAAAATATCGCCACGGCTGCCGGTCATGTAGGCAACAAGGCAAGCAGTATAGACATAGTTGTAAACGATGAAAAATCCCCGGTTTTAACCTACGATGTTAGTGCTAATTACATCGATCTGATGGAACTCGAGCTTATTGAAGGCAGAAACTTCGACCAGAATAAGGCCTCTGATTTTGATAACGGACTAATCGTTAATGAATCCTTTATTAAGAAATATATGATTGCCAATATTGAAAATGACCCAGTGATCACTGCGGACAAAAGATATAGGATTTTAGGTGTGGTGGAAGATTTCCATTATGACAATTTCTACTTCCCAATCGATGCCGCAGTATTCCGATTATCTTCTGACACTACCAATACTATGATATTAGCCAAAATTGAAGGCACTGCAGATTTGGCCGAAACGCGATATAAAATGAGTAAAGATTGGGTAAGCCTATTCCCGGATTATCCTTTTAATGGATACTTACAAAGTGAAATTTTCGATGACTACTATCGGCAAATGTCAATTCCTACCAACATTCTAATCCTATTCGCCACGATTTCAATCATTCTATCTTCCATCGGGTTATATGGTTTAGTTTCATTGGCTTTAGCTAAAAAGATGAAAGAAATAAGTATCAGGAAAGTGATGGGTGCCACCATGAAACACATTACAATCATTACGAATAAGCCTTATTTAATTATCCTTTCTGTGAGTTTGATTCTTGCCTTACCAGTGAGCCATATGCTGGTAGATGGGTACTTAGATCAGGTTAATGCATTTCACGTACCAATCGATTTAAGGGTAATTTTACCGAGTATATTATTAATCACGCTGGCTATTTTCTCCACTATTGGGTTGAACCTTTTAAAAGTAGCGAAATCCAGACCTGCTGAAAACTTAAAAGAGAGATAACTCAACTTAATCTCTGATTCTCGTCATTCCTACCCGGTTAAATGGATACTACTTTTAGTATTCATTTAACTAGATGGGAGAGCACATAACCAAAACAGTTAGCTCAGAACATGAGCATAGCACCTTTTTATCACATCTGCTCAGTGATATTAAGGCCTTAGAGTATATGCTCAATCATCAGCTAATAGAATCAGGCATAGCAAGAATAGGTGCAGAGCAAGAATTTTGCCTGGTAGATGATAGCTTCAGGCCATCTGATAAAGCGGTGGAAATTCTTCACTCCATCAATGATAGTCACTTCACTACAGAATTGGCTAAATATAATCTTGAGATAAATCTCGATCCGGAAGTTTTAGAAGCAAACTGTTTCAAAGTAATGGAAGTTAAATTGTTGGATTTACTTGCCCTTGCTGGTAATCATGCTCAAAAGTTTGACAATAAAATTTTACTAACGGGAATATTACCAACCATCTCAAAAAACACCCTTGAGTACCATTATCTCACTCCTATTCCCAGGTATTATGCCTTGAATGAACGAATGAAAGAACTTCGGGGAGATGATTTTAGCTTGCATTTAAAGGGTGTAGATGAGCTTACCATTAAGCACAGCTCGGTACTGTTTGAAGCCTGCAACACCAGCTTTCAAATGCACCTACAAGTTGATCCCGAAAACTTCGCTGATTCGTACAACTGGTCGCAAGCCATTGCAGGGCCGGTGCTAGCTGCATGCACCAATTCTCCCCTATTATTAGGCCGAGAATTATGGAGTGAAAATAGGATCGCATTATTTCAGCAAAGTATTGATACCAGATCATCATCCTATGCATTGAAAGATCAACTAGCCCGTGTTTCTTTTGGTCAGAAATGGGTGAAAGATTCCATTGTTAATATTTACAAAGAAGATATTTCCAGATTCCCAATCATACTCACTAAGGAAATTCAAGAAAATAGCGAAAACTTAGTTAAACAAGGCAAAATTCCTAAGCTCGAAGCACTGAATTTACATAGCGGAACTATTTATAAATGGAATAGAGCTTGTTATGGGGCAGCAGGTGGTAAAGCGCATGTAAGAATAGAAAACCGGTACATACCTGCCGGGCCAAATGTGAAAGATGAAATGGCAAATTTTGTGTTTTGGGCTGGCCTCATGTTGAGCCAAGACGGCAAATACAGAAATATTGCCGCTAAAATGGATTTTAAGGATGCAAAATCAAACTTTCTAAAGGCTGCACGATATGGCAAAGAGTCTATATTAATATGGGACAATAAGCATTGGAATGCCCCGGATCTTATTTTAAAAGTACTTCTTCCCCTGGCAAAATCGGGATTAAAAAAGCTCAAAATAAATGAGCAAGACATCAGTGATTATTTAACAATTATTGAGAAAAGAGTGAAGGGTACAAGTGGGAGTCAATGGATTATTAATAACTATAGAAAATTAAATGGCACGTATAAAAAGGACGACTCATTGGTGAAATTGTGCGAATGCACGTTTGAGCATCAACAAAAAAATATTCCCATACATCGGTGGCCAGATTGCAAGTTAAAATTGAAATTTTCGGTTTCGTCAACCATTGAACATATTATGTCGACTCAGTTAATTACAGTAAGAGCTAAAGACTCGGCACAGTTGGCGTTAAGCATTATGAATTGGAATAACATTCATCATATGCCCGTTGATGACGGGCGCGGCAAACTTATGGGCCTGCTCACCTATCGTCATATATCTAAACTAAACACACCAGATATTGACTCCGCTAGGGTGGCAGACATAATGGTTGAAGAAGTAATATCTATTACTCCTAATACACCCATAAAAGAGGCTATTGAAATTATGAAGAAAAATGAATTCGGCTGTCTACCAGTTATAGAGCATGAAGAACTGGTGGGCATTGTAACTATTAAAGATGTAACACCTTTTGATTAAATCAGAAACGATAATAGATATTACTAACAAAAGACAGATCGGAAGAATTACAGGTGCCACACCCGGACCCACCCTTATATTTACAGCGGGAATACATGGCAATGAACCTTCAGGCGTCACGGCTTTAGAAAATGTTTTCAATGCACTTAAGAACTACGAAGGTGCCATTAAGGGAACTGTTATCGGCCATAAAGGAAATTTACGCGCACTTAACTTTAACGTTAGGTTTATAGATGAAGATCTGAATAGAATA
This genomic window contains:
- a CDS encoding glycosyltransferase family 2 protein produces the protein MMINKLSIIIPVYNEEKTIHLILDKIKEVELLKGIKKEIVMVDDASTDKSKERIETYLKENSDMDIQLFSQPKNKGKGAALHKGIKEATGEFLIIQDADLEYDPQEYNILLQPVIDGVADVVYGSRFVGGKPHRILFFWHSIGNAVLTFLSNMMNNLNLTDMETCYKLIKTDMAKSLTLKENRFGFEPEVTAKLARIQGVRFYEVGISYYGRTYAEGKKINWKDGFRAIYCILRYGLFN
- a CDS encoding PadR family transcriptional regulator, producing the protein MKGTNLGEFEELILLVIGVLDTNAYGAAIISQLEEQTDRKPSVGAVHSSLNRLVEKGYLKSRTGESTASRRGRRKIYYDLTAAGQNALIKTREMRNYLFSLIPNISAE
- a CDS encoding ArnT family glycosyltransferase; its protein translation is MEEKQLTGEKYKWIFVGIVALSFVISYSLTFDSKLALLGDNASYYSLGKAIAQGEGYVNISRVTKSPNNHYPPGYPAIISAILVVSDSVVGVKLLNGLFLFASIWLTFILTARFTNNYITAFVVSMLTVVNSHALFYGSLMMSEVPYMFFSLLAIYFITNTDISEITIKNKNFILTILFMVIAYYVRSLGVAILGGLGLYFLISKNWKLLGASIGGLVVGGLPWFIRGQSLGGTSYMNQLKMINPYNPSLGVADFSDYIDRFWSNFSRYITREIPDALFNYGPNYSQPIEFKEWVFGLIIVGLTTYGVIKIKKYNWLILGYLLGTFGILMIWPDVWIGVRFIVPIIPILWIGLLKGFYELFKAIRGQQEISSVVNYAPLVIILFLISPLNELSAKAKAPFPPAWEQYFKVAEWIKQNEKEAVVSCGKPSLFFIYAGDNFTMRYKLSKDPAELIADLEKQRVDYVVIDQVYGNTFQYLLPAVRQYPNRFKQVLHLKNPDTFLLKFER
- a CDS encoding alpha/beta hydrolase, which gives rise to MKALKISLVVIIAVVAAYFIGPQVEIGELSKTLPEVPNNLTVLEAFINEREDSIPNIKPDNEGRIIWANGKPEVTEYSIVYLHGFSASQEEGDPIHENLAKRYGCNLYLPRIAGHGLNEEEAMLDLTAEKMMQSAAEAIAIGMQIGKKVILVTTSTGGTYGLYLAENNPAIEALILYSPNIQIYDPNSWLLSKPWGLQLARLVKGTKYNEWEIEANRANYWTNKYRLEVLTELQVMVETTMTKETFEKVTQPVFLGYYYKNEEEQDNTVSVPAMLEMYEHLGTPDELKRKVAFPEAGHHVIGSDLTSGAYEQVEIETIKFLEEVVGLKPTVKKELKPETINQVSNSLKSILSEDIKFLSENDRKYNLEAVDLNGDNAPEYFVQFQSSYFCGSGGCTFLLLSSDMQLITRFTVTNAPIFVEPAFKNDWKILLTKSNDEFKEMAYDNGSYPSNPSILNKAPYDAPSGHAQVLFDNSELKYSF
- a CDS encoding aminotransferase class V-fold PLP-dependent enzyme translates to MSPLLKSVEQIGIEAIQKKQKPWNIAPSDFFTGVNNLKKSFSELINASNTESIALIPSVSYGIATVAKNIPLKKGEKVVVLDEQFPSNYYSWKRLTDNSDAELVVIKRPKSTSIGEDWNAAIINAIDSSVKVVSMAHVHWADGTLFKLEEISALCKKVGALLIIDGTQSVGALPFDVQKIKPDALICAGYKWLLGPYSQGVAYYGEYFNNGKPIEENWINRFESEDFTGLVNYNDNYQAGAFRYSVGEHSNFILVPMLNEAFTNILNWGVDNIQSYCKNLIAESIDELTSAGYRLEHSEFRSNHLFGIRLNDASRMEQLKTKIQNQNISVSYRGDAIRLSPNVYNDSTDIEKLKNCLLTN
- a CDS encoding VOC family protein, with translation MKEIIKIKETCLYIHDLEKAKEFYHAKLGLEIIHYAEGKHIFFKAGQSVLLCFNPDDSKHKTSPPPHFAEGNQHYAFEVAKEDYEACKAEIKSKGVEIIDKLVWGNGQESFYFNDPENNVLEIVPVGVWD
- a CDS encoding NAD(P)H-dependent flavin oxidoreductase, whose amino-acid sequence is MSKITELFDIQYPIIQAGMVWCSGWKLASAVSNAGGLGLIGAGSMHPETLKEHIIKCKAATNKPFGVNVPLLYPEIDKIIEIIINEGVRIVFTSAGNPKTWTSKLKEHNIKVVHVVSSVKFALKAQDAGVDAVVAEGFEAGGHNGREEITTFCLIPAVKEAISIPLLAAGGIGTGRGMLGAMALGADGVQIGSRFAASEESSAHQLFKERVINSEEGDTVLTLKKLAPVRLIKNEFYDQVKAAEERGASPEELKSILGSRRSKLGIFEGDLKEGELEIGQISAYIKKVKSAKDIVDEIWEEYQQLKTKMCQS